One Nesterenkonia populi DNA window includes the following coding sequences:
- a CDS encoding sugar-binding transcriptional regulator, with amino-acid sequence MKTSYREKIEYTAAQMYYAENRTMQHIANELSVSRSTVSRLLAEAREQGIVRISLHPPTDRPSALEHRIAEDYGVTAHVAHTLSREDASARQEAVAALASGVIDSLVEPDMVIGAAWGATMTSVVGRLPAKEVPGLQVVQLNGAVNSQPAGAESAGTGLGMGVVERFAQVYGGRPHLFAVPAIFDYEQTKQMLWRERSTSRVLNLQRRASLAVFGVGTFAAGRPSQVYAEGYLSREDLNQLTDEQVVGDICTVFLRGDGSWRNIELNSRCSGIRPDELSRIPRRVCVVNGPHKIPALRGALAAGLVTDLVLDQASADLLAHG; translated from the coding sequence ATGAAGACCTCATACCGGGAGAAGATCGAGTACACGGCTGCACAGATGTACTACGCCGAGAACCGGACGATGCAGCACATCGCCAACGAGCTCAGCGTCTCCCGGTCCACCGTCTCCCGCCTGCTGGCCGAGGCGCGCGAGCAGGGCATCGTGCGGATCAGCCTGCACCCGCCCACCGACCGGCCCAGCGCCCTGGAGCACCGGATCGCCGAGGACTACGGGGTGACCGCGCATGTGGCCCACACCCTCAGCCGCGAAGACGCCTCCGCACGGCAGGAGGCGGTCGCCGCGCTGGCCTCCGGGGTGATCGATTCGCTGGTGGAGCCGGACATGGTGATCGGTGCCGCCTGGGGCGCAACGATGACCTCCGTGGTGGGTCGGCTGCCCGCCAAAGAGGTGCCGGGGCTGCAGGTGGTCCAGCTCAACGGAGCGGTGAATTCCCAGCCGGCCGGGGCTGAGTCCGCCGGGACCGGCCTGGGAATGGGGGTCGTCGAACGCTTCGCGCAGGTGTACGGTGGCCGGCCGCACCTCTTCGCGGTTCCGGCGATCTTCGACTACGAGCAGACCAAGCAGATGCTCTGGCGGGAGCGCTCGACCTCACGCGTGCTCAACCTGCAGCGCCGTGCCTCACTCGCCGTGTTCGGCGTGGGTACGTTCGCCGCGGGCAGGCCGTCCCAGGTCTACGCGGAGGGGTACCTGAGCCGGGAGGACCTCAACCAGCTGACGGATGAGCAGGTGGTCGGCGACATCTGCACCGTCTTTCTGCGGGGGGACGGGTCGTGGCGGAACATCGAGCTGAACAGCCGCTGCTCCGGCATCCGCCCGGACGAGCTCTCCCGCATCCCCCGCCGGGTCTGCGTGGTCAACGGCCCGCACAAGATCCCGGCGCTCCGCGGAGCCCTCGCCGCCGGCCTGGTCACCGACCTCGTCCTCGACCAAGCCTCGGCGGACCTCCTCGCCCACGGTTAG
- a CDS encoding uroporphyrinogen-III synthase: MEPTPSPQEIPEAPTTGSAEGSAASSLPQTLSGFRIGVTSDRRSEELISAFERRGAEVMHAPALRIASLTESITLQHDTNKVIDAKPDYAVITTAYGMRRWAEAAEAYGVWPQLSDVLESASILVRGPKARGAVRAVGLDDDGAAEDERTETMLDMLLENDISGKTVAFQLHGLLNHDQISRVEQAGAQVVAVMPYTWTKPPEDSELLKMIDAVIERQLDLLTFTAAPGVDAMLGVAQQYGKREALIEALQTDVIAAAVGGVTAQPLYEAGVDAVIPSRWRLGAMIKKVIDHLETHHTLRLDTQHGPIELRGAEFRAPEVTEDPVRLAPGPLSLLRALMEVKGATLSREHLLEQVRYCDSEHALEMWVSRLRKALPESDLVQTVVKRGYRIKT, from the coding sequence GTGGAACCCACACCTTCCCCCCAGGAGATCCCCGAGGCGCCGACCACCGGATCTGCGGAGGGCTCGGCCGCCTCGTCGCTGCCGCAGACCCTCTCCGGGTTCCGGATCGGCGTGACCTCCGACCGCCGCTCGGAGGAGCTGATCAGCGCCTTCGAACGCCGCGGCGCCGAGGTGATGCACGCCCCGGCCCTGCGGATCGCCTCCCTGACCGAATCCATCACCCTGCAGCACGACACCAACAAGGTGATCGATGCGAAGCCCGACTACGCGGTCATCACCACCGCATACGGGATGCGCCGCTGGGCCGAGGCCGCCGAGGCCTACGGCGTCTGGCCGCAGCTCTCCGACGTCCTGGAGAGCGCCTCCATCCTCGTCCGCGGCCCCAAGGCACGCGGCGCTGTCCGGGCCGTGGGGCTCGACGACGACGGCGCGGCCGAGGACGAGCGCACCGAGACGATGCTCGACATGCTTCTGGAGAACGACATCTCCGGGAAGACCGTGGCGTTCCAGCTGCACGGCCTGCTCAACCATGACCAGATCTCCCGGGTGGAGCAGGCCGGGGCCCAGGTCGTCGCTGTGATGCCCTACACCTGGACCAAGCCGCCGGAGGACTCCGAGCTGCTGAAGATGATCGATGCTGTCATCGAGCGTCAGCTGGACCTGCTGACCTTCACCGCCGCCCCCGGGGTGGACGCGATGCTCGGCGTCGCCCAGCAGTACGGCAAGCGCGAGGCGCTCATCGAGGCCCTGCAGACTGACGTGATCGCCGCGGCCGTCGGCGGAGTCACCGCCCAGCCGCTCTATGAGGCCGGGGTCGACGCCGTCATCCCGTCCCGGTGGAGGCTCGGGGCGATGATCAAGAAGGTCATCGACCACTTGGAGACCCACCACACCCTGCGCTTGGACACCCAGCACGGGCCCATCGAGCTTCGCGGCGCCGAATTCCGGGCACCCGAGGTCACGGAGGACCCCGTGCGCCTGGCGCCGGGCCCGCTCAGCCTGCTGCGCGCCCTCATGGAGGTCAAGGGCGCCACCCTTTCCCGGGAGCACCTGCTCGAGCAGGTCCGCTACTGCGACTCCGAGCACGCCCTGGAGATGTGGGTCTCCCGGCTGCGCAAAGCTCTCCCGGAGTCAGACCTGGTGCAGACCGTGGTCAAGCGCGGCTACCGCATCAAGACGTAA
- the glpK gene encoding glycerol kinase GlpK, which produces MTENAPTTKRPTEDQYVLAIDQGTTSTRAVVFDHAGRIVSSGQREHQQIFPKAGWVEHDANEIWRNTREVIGLALADADVNRHSLAAVGITNQRETTLVWDRSTGEPVYNAIVWQDTRTQAICDQLEESHGSEKFRERTGLPLATYFAGPKIRWVLDNVEGVRERAEAGDLLFGTMDSWLIWNLTGGTAGGIHITDVTNASRTLMMNIDTLDWNEELAEAVGVPVSMLPQIRSSSEVYGYGRKESLLIDTPITGILGDQQAATFGQACFTPGQGKNTYGTGNFMLMNTGEEIIRSDHGLLTTVAYRLGEETPVYALEGSIAVTGSLVQWLRDSLGLISSAPEVETKAKKVEDNGGAYIVPAFSGLFAPHWKPNARGVIVGLTRYVNQNHLCRAALESVAYQSAEVVDSMAHDAADPLKELKVDGGMVVNETLMQFQADVLGVDVVRPAVIETTALGAAYAAGLAVGFWDSIDDVTANWSEDSRWSPQIEDTERQRLMRNWSKAVTRSFDWVDEDSEQ; this is translated from the coding sequence ATGACTGAGAACGCCCCCACCACCAAGCGCCCCACCGAGGACCAGTACGTGCTCGCCATCGACCAGGGCACGACGTCGACCCGTGCGGTGGTCTTCGACCACGCCGGCCGCATCGTATCCTCGGGGCAGCGCGAGCACCAGCAGATCTTCCCCAAGGCAGGCTGGGTGGAGCATGACGCCAACGAGATCTGGCGGAACACCCGCGAGGTCATCGGGCTGGCCCTGGCGGATGCCGACGTGAACCGGCACAGCCTCGCCGCCGTCGGCATCACCAACCAGCGGGAGACCACCCTCGTCTGGGACAGGAGCACCGGGGAGCCGGTCTACAACGCCATCGTCTGGCAGGACACCCGCACCCAGGCCATCTGCGACCAGCTCGAGGAGTCCCACGGCTCCGAGAAGTTCCGGGAGCGGACCGGTCTGCCGCTGGCCACCTACTTCGCCGGCCCGAAGATCCGCTGGGTGCTGGACAACGTCGAGGGCGTCCGGGAGCGCGCCGAGGCCGGGGACCTGCTCTTCGGCACGATGGACTCGTGGCTGATCTGGAACCTCACCGGCGGCACCGCCGGCGGCATCCACATCACGGACGTGACCAACGCCTCCCGCACCCTGATGATGAACATCGACACCCTCGACTGGAACGAGGAGCTCGCCGAGGCGGTCGGCGTGCCGGTGAGCATGCTGCCCCAGATCCGCTCCTCCTCCGAGGTGTACGGGTACGGCCGCAAGGAGTCCCTGCTGATCGACACCCCGATCACCGGGATCCTCGGCGACCAGCAGGCCGCCACCTTCGGCCAGGCCTGCTTCACCCCCGGCCAGGGCAAGAACACCTACGGCACCGGCAACTTCATGCTGATGAACACCGGTGAGGAGATCATCCGCTCCGATCACGGGCTGCTGACCACCGTGGCCTACCGGCTGGGCGAGGAGACACCGGTCTACGCCCTGGAGGGCTCCATCGCCGTCACCGGCTCCCTGGTGCAGTGGCTGCGCGACAGCCTGGGCCTGATCTCCTCAGCCCCTGAGGTGGAGACCAAGGCGAAGAAGGTCGAGGACAACGGGGGCGCCTACATCGTGCCGGCGTTCTCCGGGCTGTTCGCCCCGCACTGGAAGCCCAATGCCCGCGGCGTGATCGTGGGCCTGACCCGCTATGTGAACCAGAACCACCTGTGCCGTGCGGCCCTGGAGTCGGTGGCCTACCAGTCCGCTGAAGTGGTGGACTCCATGGCCCATGACGCCGCCGATCCGCTCAAGGAGCTGAAGGTCGACGGCGGCATGGTCGTCAACGAGACGCTGATGCAGTTCCAGGCCGACGTGCTCGGCGTGGACGTGGTCCGCCCGGCCGTCATCGAGACCACCGCCCTCGGCGCTGCCTACGCAGCCGGTCTGGCCGTGGGCTTCTGGGACTCCATCGATGACGTCACCGCCAACTGGTCCGAGGACTCGCGCTGGTCCCCGCAGATCGAGGACACCGAGCGTCAGCGCCTCATGCGGAATTGGTCCAAGGCCGTCACCCGCAGCTTCGACTGGGTGGACGAAGACTCGGAGCAGTAG
- a CDS encoding sirohydrochlorin chelatase has protein sequence MSVSAEGITLQANASEGPWTEPAAALAAISHGTSSAHGQAVVAALAEQVAQAARGAEKVTQVKLGHVDVQQPDIAATLDSLPEGTPAVLVPLLLSAGFHVNVDMREAVEDTARPVTIAGAMGPDERLVKALAQRLSEAGADPQRDQIVLGGAGSSDTSAQADVRETAEMLADFLGAPVTASFLSFAEPTVADAVAEARAAAPGGRVAIASYLLAPGYFQDKLGAQGADLVTEPLLSIPDGTPDIPAGLAEMVLDRFAEALTSL, from the coding sequence ATGAGCGTCTCCGCCGAAGGCATCACGCTGCAGGCCAACGCCTCCGAAGGGCCATGGACGGAGCCCGCCGCCGCGCTCGCCGCGATCTCCCACGGCACCTCCTCCGCCCACGGCCAGGCCGTCGTGGCCGCGCTCGCCGAGCAGGTCGCCCAGGCTGCCCGCGGCGCCGAGAAGGTCACCCAGGTGAAGCTGGGCCATGTGGACGTCCAGCAGCCCGACATCGCCGCCACCCTGGACTCCCTGCCGGAGGGCACCCCGGCGGTGCTGGTGCCGCTGCTGCTCTCGGCCGGCTTCCACGTCAACGTGGACATGAGGGAGGCCGTTGAGGACACCGCCCGTCCGGTGACCATCGCCGGAGCGATGGGTCCCGACGAGCGGCTGGTCAAGGCCCTCGCCCAGCGGCTCTCCGAGGCAGGAGCGGACCCCCAGAGGGACCAGATCGTCCTCGGCGGCGCCGGGTCCTCCGACACCTCGGCCCAGGCCGATGTCCGCGAGACCGCGGAGATGCTCGCCGACTTCCTCGGAGCCCCGGTGACGGCGTCCTTCCTCTCCTTCGCCGAGCCCACGGTCGCCGACGCCGTCGCCGAGGCGCGTGCCGCGGCGCCCGGCGGGCGGGTCGCCATTGCCAGCTATCTGCTGGCCCCCGGCTACTTCCAGGACAAGTTGGGCGCCCAGGGCGCAGACCTTGTCACCGAGCCGCTGCTGAGCATCCCCGACGGCACCCCGGACATCCCCGCCGGCCTTGCCGAGATGGTCCTCGA
- the nirD gene encoding nitrite reductase small subunit NirD has translation MAETEEKRPAKTQWHTICRMDDLDPMWGEAALVGSKQIALVRLPGDRVFAVDHWDPVARANVIARGIVGSKGGMPTIASPIHKQVYALETGECLSDPEAAAISTYDVRITDGQVEVNA, from the coding sequence ATGGCTGAAACCGAGGAGAAGCGCCCCGCGAAGACCCAGTGGCACACGATCTGCCGCATGGACGACCTCGACCCCATGTGGGGCGAGGCGGCCCTGGTGGGCAGCAAGCAGATCGCCCTGGTCCGCCTGCCCGGCGACCGGGTCTTCGCCGTCGACCACTGGGACCCGGTGGCCCGCGCCAACGTGATCGCCCGCGGCATCGTCGGGTCCAAGGGCGGCATGCCCACCATCGCCTCGCCCATACACAAGCAGGTCTACGCCCTCGAGACCGGCGAATGCCTCTCCGACCCCGAGGCCGCCGCCATCAGCACCTACGATGTCCGCATCACAGACGGACAGGTGGAGGTCAACGCATGA
- the nirB gene encoding nitrite reductase large subunit NirB, whose product MSPAHGNSTDRRRHVAVVGGGPAAHRLVEALTDRNEASLRISLYTEEALPPYDRVALSKRFEDRGNDLLLGEEDLWENPQVSLHTSTQIVGLDTASKTITDAEGTVHGYDELVLATGSSAPRPPIDGSQHIAVYRTLDDVDWLVDEVHRLAEELGRTPKCTVIGGGLLGLEAAGGLKGHGAEVTIVHSRDYLMNAQLDEGGGRTLNRLLAKEGYALRMGERPASLSVNEDTSSAKHTLSFKTGDDVPADLVVAAIGITARDELGREAGLGLSSRGGITIDETCSTSAQHVWAIGEVANFEGICMGLVAPANAMAEVVADRLCGGEASFEGFDTAAKLKLAGMDVASFGDTLGTTPGALEVTFADAVAGLYQKLVVTDDAKTLLGGVFVGDASPYTSLRPLLGRELPAEPGAFLSVSGGGVDMDLPDDAEVCSCKAVDAGHLRCAVKGETTGEPVTDMGGMKKCTKVGTQCGSCLPMAKKVMEKEMLMQGMEVSRAMCEHFALARHDLFEKVRGAGLRSFTEVVEQFGSPADSSVNLGCDICKPAVASMLAALHDEYILDDGRGALQDTNDRALANMQKNGTYSVMPRIPAGEITPDKLGALAEVAKEFGLYTKISAAQRIDLFGARLEQLPKIWMRLVDAGFESGQAYGKALRNVKSCVGTTWCRYGVQDSVAMGIRLENRYKGIRSPHKMKFGVSGCARECAEARGKDAGVIATPDGWNLYVGGNGGATPVHAQLLAKDLDDETLLKYMDRYIMYYIRTADRMQRTARWIEELPGGVDHIYDVVVRDSLSIAEDLEEAMQRHVDRYEDEWAATLNDPEKLRRFRSFINAPDAPDTDLKYIVERDQIRPATEDEKQAAETGTGPVLLGPEIPVRSEETEAFAQGEEGMEPDEQLELVGAPADGRL is encoded by the coding sequence ATGTCACCCGCCCACGGAAACAGCACCGATCGTCGCCGTCACGTTGCCGTGGTCGGCGGCGGCCCCGCCGCGCACCGGCTGGTGGAGGCCCTGACGGACCGCAACGAGGCCAGTCTGCGGATCAGTCTCTACACCGAGGAGGCCCTGCCCCCGTATGACCGGGTGGCGCTGTCCAAGCGGTTCGAGGACCGCGGCAATGATCTGCTGCTGGGTGAGGAGGACCTCTGGGAGAACCCGCAGGTCAGCCTGCACACCTCCACTCAGATCGTCGGACTGGACACCGCGTCGAAGACCATCACCGACGCCGAGGGCACCGTGCACGGATACGACGAGCTGGTGCTCGCCACCGGGTCCTCTGCGCCGCGGCCGCCGATCGACGGCAGCCAGCACATCGCGGTCTACCGCACGCTCGACGACGTCGACTGGCTGGTCGACGAGGTCCACCGCCTGGCCGAGGAGCTCGGCCGCACTCCGAAGTGCACGGTGATCGGAGGCGGGCTGCTGGGGCTGGAGGCCGCCGGCGGGCTGAAGGGCCACGGCGCCGAGGTGACGATCGTCCACTCCCGCGACTATCTGATGAACGCGCAGCTGGACGAAGGCGGCGGCCGGACCCTGAACCGGCTGCTGGCCAAGGAGGGCTACGCCCTGCGCATGGGCGAGCGGCCGGCGTCGCTGAGCGTCAATGAGGACACCTCCTCGGCGAAGCACACCCTGAGCTTCAAGACCGGCGACGACGTCCCGGCGGACCTGGTGGTCGCCGCGATCGGCATCACTGCCCGGGACGAACTGGGCCGGGAGGCCGGGCTGGGGCTGAGCTCCCGCGGCGGCATCACCATCGACGAGACCTGCTCGACCTCGGCCCAGCATGTGTGGGCGATCGGCGAGGTCGCCAACTTTGAGGGCATCTGCATGGGACTGGTGGCTCCGGCCAACGCGATGGCCGAGGTCGTCGCCGACCGGCTCTGCGGCGGCGAGGCCAGCTTCGAGGGCTTCGACACCGCCGCGAAGCTGAAGCTGGCGGGCATGGACGTGGCCAGCTTCGGCGACACTCTGGGCACCACACCGGGAGCCCTGGAGGTCACCTTCGCCGACGCGGTCGCCGGCCTCTACCAGAAGCTCGTCGTCACCGACGACGCCAAGACCCTGCTGGGCGGGGTCTTCGTCGGCGACGCCTCCCCCTACACCTCCCTGCGACCCCTGCTGGGCAGGGAGCTGCCCGCTGAGCCGGGCGCCTTCCTCTCCGTCTCCGGCGGCGGCGTGGACATGGACCTGCCCGACGACGCCGAGGTCTGCTCCTGCAAGGCAGTCGACGCCGGGCACCTCCGCTGCGCGGTCAAGGGCGAGACCACCGGTGAGCCCGTCACCGACATGGGCGGGATGAAGAAGTGCACCAAGGTCGGCACCCAGTGCGGCTCCTGCCTTCCGATGGCCAAGAAGGTCATGGAGAAGGAGATGCTCATGCAGGGCATGGAGGTCTCCAGGGCGATGTGCGAGCACTTCGCCCTGGCCCGCCACGACCTCTTCGAGAAGGTCCGGGGCGCGGGGCTGCGCAGCTTCACCGAGGTGGTGGAGCAGTTCGGCTCCCCGGCGGACAGCTCGGTGAACCTCGGCTGCGACATCTGCAAGCCTGCGGTCGCCTCCATGCTCGCCGCGCTGCACGACGAGTACATCCTCGACGACGGCCGCGGCGCGCTGCAGGACACCAACGACCGGGCCCTGGCCAACATGCAGAAGAACGGCACCTACTCGGTCATGCCCCGCATCCCCGCCGGGGAGATCACCCCCGACAAGCTGGGAGCGCTCGCCGAGGTCGCCAAGGAGTTCGGGCTGTACACCAAGATCTCCGCGGCACAGCGCATCGACCTCTTCGGCGCCCGGCTGGAGCAGCTGCCGAAGATCTGGATGCGGCTGGTCGACGCCGGCTTCGAGTCCGGGCAGGCCTACGGCAAGGCGCTTCGCAACGTGAAGTCCTGCGTGGGCACCACCTGGTGCCGCTACGGGGTGCAGGACTCTGTGGCCATGGGAATCCGCCTGGAGAACAGGTACAAGGGCATCCGCTCCCCGCACAAGATGAAGTTCGGCGTCTCCGGCTGCGCCCGCGAATGCGCCGAGGCCCGAGGCAAGGACGCCGGCGTGATCGCCACCCCGGACGGCTGGAACCTCTACGTGGGCGGCAACGGCGGGGCCACCCCCGTGCACGCCCAGCTGCTCGCCAAGGACCTGGACGATGAGACCCTGCTGAAGTACATGGACCGCTACATCATGTACTACATCCGCACCGCAGACCGGATGCAGCGCACCGCTCGCTGGATCGAGGAGCTGCCCGGGGGCGTGGACCACATCTACGACGTCGTCGTCCGCGACTCCCTGAGCATCGCCGAGGATCTCGAGGAGGCCATGCAGCGGCACGTGGACCGCTACGAGGACGAATGGGCCGCCACCCTCAACGACCCGGAGAAGCTGCGCCGCTTCCGCAGCTTCATCAACGCCCCCGACGCCCCCGACACCGACCTGAAGTACATCGTCGAGCGTGACCAGATCCGCCCGGCCACCGAGGATGAGAAGCAGGCCGCGGAGACCGGCACCGGGCCGGTGCTGCTGGGCCCCGAGATCCCCGTCAGGTCCGAGGAGACCGAAGCCTTCGCACAGGGCGAGGAGGGCATGGAGCCCGATGAGCAGCTTGAGCTCGTCGGCGCACCAGCGGACGGACGCCTGTGA
- a CDS encoding glycerol-3-phosphate dehydrogenase/oxidase produces the protein MKPLPMNPSSRADALEAFAGTSPEHPLDVMVVGGGVVGAAAAFDAATRGLSTGLVEARDLAQGTSSRSSKLVHGGLRYLQMLDFKLVAEALRERNLLMTRTAPHLVKGLPFVFPFEKRAIDRAFIGSGVTLYDSLSFGASVRGNGLKSVLTGQGRAPLHRHMSRKGLQQRFAGLDQEKFVGALEYFDAQVDDARLVMTLARSAASLGAHVAVRTEVVEYVRETHHGEEQVTGVVIRDRETGDTTTVYARETIMAAGVWTGEQEKLAHDDAEDGSAPALKVLASKGIHITVPKDRIPAQEHVGVITQTEKSVLFIIPMGDYWSVGTTDTAWHEPVDVPAPNAADIDYVLEHANAVLSTDLVREDVIGTWAGLRPLLQPVDAGEAASSKVSREHTVMRLAPGLSAVAGGKLTTYRSMAEDAVDFAISEKFADRASLTERLPLLGGQGYGEWAGRAEEIAAQHSFSPTTAQRLLGRYGSLLGELLALIDEQPELGEEVPGAAGYLGAEYVYAARYEGAVHLEDLLERRTRLFHETADRGLEAADHVIAMVRDDLGWDDERAAYEKRAYTSYVEAHLAAEQSATDVEAAQAMAEALPVQQTLRTT, from the coding sequence ATGAAGCCTCTGCCGATGAACCCCTCCTCCCGCGCCGACGCGCTTGAGGCATTCGCCGGCACCAGTCCGGAGCATCCGCTGGACGTCATGGTGGTCGGCGGCGGTGTGGTCGGCGCCGCCGCGGCCTTCGACGCCGCAACCCGCGGGCTGAGCACCGGCCTCGTCGAGGCTCGGGACCTCGCCCAGGGAACATCATCGCGCTCATCCAAGCTGGTCCACGGCGGCCTGCGCTACCTGCAGATGCTCGACTTCAAGCTGGTCGCTGAGGCTCTGCGGGAGCGGAACCTGCTCATGACCCGCACCGCGCCCCACCTGGTCAAGGGCCTGCCCTTCGTCTTCCCCTTCGAGAAGCGCGCGATCGACCGCGCATTCATCGGCTCCGGGGTCACCCTCTACGACAGCCTGTCCTTCGGGGCCTCCGTCCGCGGCAACGGCCTGAAGTCCGTGCTCACCGGACAGGGCCGCGCCCCCCTGCACCGCCACATGAGCCGCAAGGGTCTGCAGCAGCGCTTCGCCGGGCTGGACCAGGAGAAGTTCGTCGGCGCCCTGGAGTACTTCGACGCCCAGGTCGACGACGCCCGCCTGGTGATGACCCTGGCCCGCTCCGCCGCCAGCCTCGGCGCCCACGTTGCTGTCCGCACCGAGGTGGTCGAGTACGTGCGTGAGACGCACCACGGCGAGGAGCAGGTCACCGGCGTCGTCATCCGCGACCGGGAGACCGGGGACACCACCACCGTCTACGCCCGCGAGACCATTATGGCTGCCGGCGTCTGGACCGGCGAGCAGGAGAAGCTCGCCCACGACGACGCCGAGGACGGCTCCGCTCCCGCGCTGAAGGTGCTGGCCTCCAAGGGCATCCACATCACCGTGCCGAAGGACCGCATCCCGGCGCAGGAGCACGTCGGGGTCATCACCCAGACCGAGAAGTCGGTGCTGTTCATCATCCCCATGGGCGACTACTGGTCAGTGGGCACCACAGATACCGCATGGCATGAGCCGGTCGATGTCCCCGCCCCCAACGCCGCGGACATCGACTATGTCCTCGAGCACGCCAACGCCGTGCTGTCCACTGATCTTGTCCGCGAGGACGTGATCGGCACCTGGGCCGGCCTGCGCCCGCTGCTGCAGCCGGTGGACGCCGGCGAGGCCGCCAGCTCCAAGGTCTCCCGCGAGCACACCGTGATGCGGCTGGCTCCGGGGCTCTCCGCGGTGGCCGGCGGCAAGCTGACCACCTACCGGTCCATGGCCGAGGACGCCGTGGACTTCGCGATCTCAGAGAAGTTCGCCGACCGCGCCTCCCTCACCGAGCGTCTGCCGCTGCTGGGCGGGCAGGGCTACGGCGAGTGGGCCGGCCGTGCCGAGGAGATCGCCGCGCAGCACAGCTTCTCGCCGACGACGGCTCAGCGTCTGCTGGGCCGCTACGGCTCCCTGCTCGGGGAGCTGCTGGCGCTCATCGATGAGCAGCCTGAGCTCGGCGAGGAGGTGCCCGGAGCCGCCGGCTACCTGGGCGCCGAGTACGTGTACGCCGCCCGGTATGAGGGGGCCGTGCACCTGGAGGACCTGCTGGAGAGGCGCACTCGTCTCTTCCACGAGACTGCCGATCGCGGGCTCGAAGCAGCCGATCACGTGATTGCCATGGTCAGGGACGATCTCGGGTGGGACGATGAACGTGCCGCCTACGAGAAGCGGGCCTACACCAGCTACGTGGAAGCCCACCTGGCGGCCGAGCAGTCCGCCACCGACGTCGAGGCCGCTCAAGCGATGGCCGAGGCGCTCCCCGTCCAGCAGACCCTCCGCACCACATGA
- a CDS encoding MIP/aquaporin family protein — METIFLFEIMGTATLTLLGGGVVANALLPGAKGNGGGPLMIHFGWGLAVFAAVYVSWGSGAHINPAVTTGIFVSGEAEFADGIAANVPHMLAYFAAQVIGAFLGAVAAWLAYKKHYDAADDPGVIKGTFSTDPAVRSYGWNTTTEAIATFVLVLVILLFGATPSELGPLEVALLVVGIGASLGGPTGYAINPARDLGPRIAHAVLPIRNKGGSDWAYAWVPIVGPILGATAAGLTAPILLAG, encoded by the coding sequence GTGGAAACCATCTTTCTGTTCGAAATCATGGGCACAGCGACCCTGACCCTGCTGGGCGGCGGCGTCGTCGCCAACGCCCTGCTCCCCGGGGCCAAAGGAAACGGCGGCGGCCCGCTCATGATCCACTTCGGCTGGGGGCTGGCAGTCTTCGCTGCCGTGTACGTCTCCTGGGGCTCCGGGGCGCACATCAACCCGGCGGTGACCACCGGCATCTTCGTCTCCGGGGAGGCCGAGTTCGCCGACGGGATCGCTGCGAACGTGCCGCATATGCTCGCCTACTTCGCTGCCCAGGTCATCGGCGCCTTCCTCGGTGCGGTGGCCGCGTGGCTGGCGTACAAGAAGCACTATGATGCCGCGGACGATCCCGGAGTGATCAAAGGGACCTTCTCCACTGACCCTGCTGTGCGCAGCTACGGCTGGAACACCACCACGGAGGCCATCGCCACCTTCGTGCTGGTGCTGGTGATTCTGCTCTTCGGGGCCACACCCTCCGAGCTGGGCCCGCTCGAGGTGGCCCTGCTGGTCGTCGGCATCGGTGCTTCCCTGGGCGGTCCCACCGGCTACGCCATCAACCCGGCCCGTGACCTGGGTCCGCGCATCGCTCACGCGGTGCTTCCCATCCGGAACAAGGGCGGCAGCGACTGGGCCTACGCCTGGGTGCCGATCGTGGGGCCCATCCTGGGCGCCACCGCCGCCGGACTGACAGCCCCCATCCTGCTCGCCGGCTGA